From the genome of Gryllotalpicola protaetiae:
CGCGCACGTCGAACGCGCCGAAGTCGCGGGCGACGAGGTGGGCGCGGTCGTCGGAATCCCACGAGTCCCACACCGCGCGCACGGTCTCGACGACCTGCTCCGCGTGCGTGTAGCGGTCGGCGTGGTCGAGGTAGCCGCCTCGGCGGAAGTTCGCGCCCGTCCACGCGTTGTCGGTCGTCACGATGTTCCAGGCCGCGCGGCCGCCCGAGAGCAGGTCGAGACTCTGCAGGCGGTGGGCCAGGTCGAACGGGTCGTTGTAGGTGGCGTTCTGCGTCGCGACGAGGCCGATCTTCGAGGTCACGGCCGCGAGCGCCGCGAGCTGCGTCTGCGCGTCGGGGCGGCCGGCGACGTCGAGGTCGTGCAGCCTGCCGAGGTGCTCGCGCAGGCGCAGGCCCTCGCCGAGGAAGAACGCCGAGAAGAGGCCGCGCTCCGCGGTCTGGGCGACGCGGCGGAACGACTCGAAGTCGGTCTGCGAGCCGCTCTCGGGCTCTGTCCAGATCGTCGAGAAGTTGACCCCCTGGAAGAAGACGCCGAACTGGATCTGGTTGCGGGTGGGCCGGTCGGCGCTCATGCGGATGCCTTCGATGCGTAGCGGTTGACGGATGCCGGCAGGCCGATGCTCTCGCGCAGGGTGCTGCCGACGACGGGCGGAGTGTGGACGCCCAGGCGGCGCAGCTCGGGGAGGACGGCACGGCCAAGCTCTTCGAGGTCTTCGGCGAGCACGGCCGGGTGCATGCGCACGCCGTCGAACTGGCCCGCGAGCTCGGTGAGCAGGTCGACGAGGCCGGCTGCGTCGCCGACATAACGGCCGAAGCCCTCGCGCGCCCACGGAGTGACGCCGTCGAGCCGGTCGACGCGCTCGGCGCCGGGAAGGCCCGCGTGGTCGAGGGCGACCTCGAGCTCGAGCCAGACGAGCGCCGCACCCGACTCGCGCGCCGCGGCGACCGTGGCCTCGGCGCTCGAGGTGACCAGTGCGACGTCGCCGACGACACCGGACGAGGCATCCGCGAACACCGGAAGCTGTCCCTGCGGCGGCCTCGGGATGATGCTCGGGCCCTTCACCGAGAAGCTCGCGCCCTCGAAGTCGATGTAGTGCACTTTGGCGCGGTCGAGGTAGCGCCAGGTCGTGGCGTCGCGGATGACGGCGTCGTCCTCCCAGCTGTCCCAGAGCCGACGGGCGACCTCGACGGCATCCGTCGCGACGGCGGTCGCGTGCTCGGGGCCGACGGCCTCGCGGCCGTACTCGACAGCGATGCGCGGGTCGGCGTCGACTCCGACGATCCAGCCGGCGCGGCCATAGGACGCGAAGTCGACGGTGGCGAGCTGCGTCGCGACGTGGAACGGCTCGGAGTACACCGAGTGCGCAACCGGGATCAACCCGAGCGCGCTCGTCTGCGGCGCAGCGAACGACGCGCGCTGGATGGCGTCGATGCCGGACGACAGCGGCGAGTCGGCGAAGGTCGCCGCGGTGAACCCCGCGCGCTCGGCCGCACGCACGCCGGCGGCGAGACGCGACGGCGACAGCAGCTCGTGCGCGTCGAGGCCGTGCGAGCCGCCTGGGTGCGCACCGACGCCGTCAAGCTCGACGGCCAGTGAGAACGGGCTGGCGGTCATCGGGTCTCCTCGGTCACAGGCGCCTTCTCCCCCGCCTCGACGGCGACGCCGAGGCGGTTCTCGGCCGGGGGCAGCGGGCAGGTCGCGAACGGCGTGTACGCGCACGGCAGATTGGTCGAGCGGTTGAAGTCGATACGCACGTGCCCGTCTTCGTCCGGAGCGGTGGAGTTCACGCTGCGGTTCGCGGCATAGGTCGTGACGCCGCTCGTCAGGTCGGTGAACAGGAAGTGCAGACCCCCGCCGTGGCCGTTGAAGGCGAGCAGGGAGCGCGGCCCGTCGAGGTCGAAGTGGACCTCGCCGACCGCGTCGTAGACGTGCTGCAGGCCGTCGACGACCGAGCCGACGGTCACGGGGCGCGGCTCGGCGAACGCCTCGAAGCGGCCGTCGACGACGAAGTCGGGGGTCGGCTCATAGGCGGGTGTGCCTTTGTAGGCCGAGCGGATCGAAGCGTCAGGATGCCGAGGGCGGACGATGTCATTGCCACCGCGGCGCGCGATCTCGACCGCGGCGCGGCCGGCCGGCGTCTCCCAGTAGGCGAACCAGCTGGCCCGCTCAGGCAGCTGCCCGAACGCGTGGCGGCCGGTGAGCGCCGCGCCCTCGTACTCGAGCTCCTCGCCCTCGGCGAGCTCGACCAGGATTCCGTCGGATCCTGTGGACCACGCGCCCGGCACGTCGTCGAAGCGCTCGGGCGAGTCGCTGAGCCAGCGGATGCTGGTGATGGCCAGGAATCCGTGCTCGCTCGCCCTGTTCTGCTCGTGGGCCGCGTGCCATGCGCGCCACTGGTCTGCGAACCCGGTCGGAGTGTCTGTCAGCGTCGAGGTCATATTGCGACGCTATGGCGGGCGGCGCGGCGGATGCCACGCCGGGGTCGCCAGATGACGAACCGTTTCACCTCGTTACGCGGCGTTGCCGCGCGCGTGCGCGCGGGGAGTCGCCCTGCTTGCATCCGTGCCATGCCCAACATCCACTCCAGCATCACCGAGCTGATCGGGAACACCCCGCTTCTCGAGCTCAGCAAGTACTCCGAGAACCGCTCGCTCGCGGGCCGCATCGTCGCGAAGGTCGAGTACTTCAACCCGGCCGGCAGCGTGAAGGACCGCGCCGCGTACGCGATCATCCGCCAGGGCGAGCTCTCCGAGCAGCTCAAGCCGGGCGGCACGATCGTCGACATCACGAGCGGCAACACCGGCATCGCGCTCGCGGCGCTGGCCGCCCGCCTCGGCTACACGACCAAGTTCTACCTGAGCGACAACATCAGCCCCGACAAGATCACGCTGCTCGAGGCGTACGGCGCCGAACTGGTGAAGATCCCCAACAGCGAGTTCACCGACCCGGCGTTCCTGCCCGTCTTCCTCGAGAGGATCCAGGCGGACAACCCCGACGCGTTCTTCGCGAACCAGCTCGGCAACCCCGCGAACCCGCAGGTGCACTACGAGACCACCGGGCCGGAGATCTGGCGCGACACCGACGGCGAGGTCGCCGCGATCGTGGGCGGCGTCGGCACGGGCGGCACCATCTCAGGCACGGGCCGCTTCCTCAAAGAGCAGAACCCGGACGTCTTCGTAGCGGTCGCCGAACCGGGCCCCGGCTCGCTGCCGACTCCTGAGAACCCGTACCCCGCCGAGATCGACGGCGTGCACAAGGTCAGCGAGGTCGAGGCCGAGTTCCTGCCGGGCAACTACGACCTGGCTATCGCCGACGAGGTGATCGCGCTCGAGACGCAACAGGCGCGCGAGACCGCGCGCGCTCTGGCCCGTGAGGAGGGCCTTCTCATCGGCACCTCGAGCGGCGCCATCGTCTACGCGGCCACGCAGCTCGCCGCCCGCCCCGAGTTCGCCGGCCGCATCATCGTCGCCGTCCTGCCGGACACCGGCGAGCGCTACCTGTCGGCAGGCACCTTCGGGTGAGCCGCGCAAGCCGGCCGCAACATTTCGTCGCGGTTTGTCGCACTGTTGCGGCCGGCCTGCACCGGGCATCCGCCCGTCGCTATCAATGTCAACGACCTGCGCACCGCCATTCGGCACCCACTCACACCCGCACACCCCTGAGGAACACCATGAGCGACAACACGCCCACCTCCCCCGAGTCTGAGGACCAGAACGTCCTGCCCAGCGGCGCGCGCATCGAGAACACCGCAGCCGACGACCTCGACGCCCCGAAGAAGGTGTCGCGCCGCGGCCTGCTGACCGGCGTCGGCATCGGCGCGGCCGTCGTCGTGGCCGGCGGCCTCGGCGGCTGGGCCTTCGTCGCCAGCCAGCCCAAGAAGACCGCGAACGGCCTCGCCGTCACGAAGTCGTGGGCCGACAAGGAGATCAAGATCACGAGCCCCAGCGGCGTGTGCGAGGCTCCGCTCGTCGTCGCCTACGAGAAGGGCTACTTCACGAAGGCCGGCCTCAACGTCACGCTGCTCAAGACCGGTGACGGCGAGAACGTCGTCGAGGCGGTCGGCTCCGGCAAGTACACCGCGTCGAACGGCATCTTCTTCAACTACCTCGACCCGATCTACAACGGCACGCCCGTCAAGCTCTCGGGCGGCCTGCACCACGGCTGCCTCGACCTGTACGTGAAGTCGGACGGCCCGATCAGCAAGGTCGCCGACCTCAAGGGGAAGAAGATCGGCGTGACGAGCCTGCAGGGGTCCGCGACGAACTTCTTCTCGCTCGATCTGCTCGACGCCGGCATCAACTCGAGCCCGGAGGCCAAGCAGGTCGAGTGGGTGGTCATCACCGACCAGACCCTGCTGCCGCAGGCGCTCAAGGACGGCAAGGTCGACGCGATCGCGACGGCGGGCGGATTCCTGCCCGTCATCCAGGCCGTCCAGGACGGCTGGGCCACGGAGCTCTCGAACAACCGCGACCTCAGCAAGAACGCGAACGAGCCCTGCTGCGCGGTCGTGCTGAACGACACCTTCGTCGCGCAGGACCCGGTGACCGCCGCGAAGCTCGTCACCGCGTGGGCGCAGGGCTCGCGCTGGGCGGGCGCGAACCTCGAGGCTACCGCAGAGCTCGAGGCCGGGAAGTACGTCGCCGGCACGAAGGACGAGATCCTGCCGGTGCTCAAGACGCTGACCTTCGACCCGTCGCCGAAGAACCTGCACCAGGTGCTCGAGCCGGGCATCAAGAAGTACATCAAGACCGGATTCCTGCCGGCGAACACGAATGCCAAGGCTCTCGCCGACAAGGCGTTCGTGGACCTCGGCCTCAACTTCTGAGAAGAGCGATGGCTGACATCACCCAGACGGCGGTCGCCGTCCCGAGCCCGCACCGGGCCGGGGCGGCGGGCGCCGCGCCCACGCGGACCGAGCGCCAGACCCGCATCCACGCGGCACTGGAGCGCGTGGCGAACCCCGAGCGCGTCTACCCCGTGACGGTCGGCGCGGGTGTCGCCGCGTGGCTCGCGTTCGGCGCGATCTCGAAGTTCGTGCCAGACAACGTCGACCTGCCGATGGCCGCGACCGGCTCCATCGAGCAGACGACCGGCTTCGTCGTCATCGTGTCTCTCGTCATCGCGGCCGTCTGGGCCGCGATCTGGGTGCTCGGCTCGGTGAGGGGCCCGGCACGCGCCTGGGCGGTGCGGCACCTCACCCACGACGCCAAGTGGGTGCTCGGCGCGGGCCTCTGGTTCGTGTTCTGGGAGTTCAGCACCGCGAAGACCGGTCTGCTCGCGCCGCCGTACTTCGACGCCCCGCAGCAGATCCTCACCAGCCTGTGGGCCGAGCGCGGCATCCTCGCCGAGAGCCTCGGCTCCTCGCTGCTGCTGCTCGCAGTCGGCTTCGCCGTCGGCCTCGTCGCGGGTCTTGCGACCGGTGTGACGATCGGGTGGTTCCAGGCAGCCAATTACTGGGTGCACCCGATCCTGATCTTCATCGGGCCGGTGCCGTCGCTCGCGTGGGTGCCGATCGTGTTCGTGCTGTTCCCGTCGACCTACTCGGGCGCGGTGTTCATGATCGCGCTCAGCGTGTGGTTCCCGATCACGGTGCTGACCCGCGCCGGCATCCTCTCTGTGCCCCGCTCCTACTACGACGTGGCGCAGACGCTCGGCGCGAAGGGCTGGTTCCTCGTGGCGCGCATCAGCCTGCCCGCCGCGCTGCCGAGCATCTTCACGGGTGCCTTCATGGCCCTCGGCGCCTCGTTCGTCAGCCTCACCGTCGCCGAGAACTTCGGCGTCAACGCGGGCCTCGGCTGGTACCTCAACTACATGAAGGGCTTCGGGAACTACCCGGGCCTGTACGCGGGCATCGTCGTGCTCGTCCTCGTCTGCGGCGCGGCGCTGACCCTGCTGTTCCGCTTCCGCAACTTCGTGCTGCGGTGGGAGAAGGAGCTGACCAGATGGTGACGACGGATGCCGCAGCCACGGGCGCCCCGATCGACCTCGTCGGCGTGACCCAGGCGTTCCGCAGCCACGGCCACGACCTGCTTGTGCTCGACGACGTCTCGATCTCGGCGAAGCCGGGCGAGTTCATCGCACTCGTGGGGCCGAGCGGCTCGGGGAAGTCGACGCTGATCCGCCTGCTCGCCGGGCTCGACAAGCCGCTGTTCGGCACCGTCTACGTCGACGGCAAGCCCGTTGCCGGGCCCGACCCGAGCCGCGCCCTCGTGTTCCAGGACCCGACCCTGCTGCCGTGGCGGTCGGTGCGCCAGAACGTGGCGCTCGGGCCCCAGGCGCGCGGGATCCTCAAGGATTCCGCCGCGAAGAT
Proteins encoded in this window:
- a CDS encoding ABC transporter substrate-binding protein, translated to MSDNTPTSPESEDQNVLPSGARIENTAADDLDAPKKVSRRGLLTGVGIGAAVVVAGGLGGWAFVASQPKKTANGLAVTKSWADKEIKITSPSGVCEAPLVVAYEKGYFTKAGLNVTLLKTGDGENVVEAVGSGKYTASNGIFFNYLDPIYNGTPVKLSGGLHHGCLDLYVKSDGPISKVADLKGKKIGVTSLQGSATNFFSLDLLDAGINSSPEAKQVEWVVITDQTLLPQALKDGKVDAIATAGGFLPVIQAVQDGWATELSNNRDLSKNANEPCCAVVLNDTFVAQDPVTAAKLVTAWAQGSRWAGANLEATAELEAGKYVAGTKDEILPVLKTLTFDPSPKNLHQVLEPGIKKYIKTGFLPANTNAKALADKAFVDLGLNF
- a CDS encoding ABC transporter permease, with translation MADITQTAVAVPSPHRAGAAGAAPTRTERQTRIHAALERVANPERVYPVTVGAGVAAWLAFGAISKFVPDNVDLPMAATGSIEQTTGFVVIVSLVIAAVWAAIWVLGSVRGPARAWAVRHLTHDAKWVLGAGLWFVFWEFSTAKTGLLAPPYFDAPQQILTSLWAERGILAESLGSSLLLLAVGFAVGLVAGLATGVTIGWFQAANYWVHPILIFIGPVPSLAWVPIVFVLFPSTYSGAVFMIALSVWFPITVLTRAGILSVPRSYYDVAQTLGAKGWFLVARISLPAALPSIFTGAFMALGASFVSLTVAENFGVNAGLGWYLNYMKGFGNYPGLYAGIVVLVLVCGAALTLLFRFRNFVLRWEKELTRW
- a CDS encoding DUF1684 domain-containing protein, with product MTSTLTDTPTGFADQWRAWHAAHEQNRASEHGFLAITSIRWLSDSPERFDDVPGAWSTGSDGILVELAEGEELEYEGAALTGRHAFGQLPERASWFAYWETPAGRAAVEIARRGGNDIVRPRHPDASIRSAYKGTPAYEPTPDFVVDGRFEAFAEPRPVTVGSVVDGLQHVYDAVGEVHFDLDGPRSLLAFNGHGGGLHFLFTDLTSGVTTYAANRSVNSTAPDEDGHVRIDFNRSTNLPCAYTPFATCPLPPAENRLGVAVEAGEKAPVTEETR
- a CDS encoding PLP-dependent cysteine synthase family protein, with translation MPNIHSSITELIGNTPLLELSKYSENRSLAGRIVAKVEYFNPAGSVKDRAAYAIIRQGELSEQLKPGGTIVDITSGNTGIALAALAARLGYTTKFYLSDNISPDKITLLEAYGAELVKIPNSEFTDPAFLPVFLERIQADNPDAFFANQLGNPANPQVHYETTGPEIWRDTDGEVAAIVGGVGTGGTISGTGRFLKEQNPDVFVAVAEPGPGSLPTPENPYPAEIDGVHKVSEVEAEFLPGNYDLAIADEVIALETQQARETARALAREEGLLIGTSSGAIVYAATQLAARPEFAGRIIVAVLPDTGERYLSAGTFG
- a CDS encoding LLM class flavin-dependent oxidoreductase; translation: MTASPFSLAVELDGVGAHPGGSHGLDAHELLSPSRLAAGVRAAERAGFTAATFADSPLSSGIDAIQRASFAAPQTSALGLIPVAHSVYSEPFHVATQLATVDFASYGRAGWIVGVDADPRIAVEYGREAVGPEHATAVATDAVEVARRLWDSWEDDAVIRDATTWRYLDRAKVHYIDFEGASFSVKGPSIIPRPPQGQLPVFADASSGVVGDVALVTSSAEATVAAARESGAALVWLELEVALDHAGLPGAERVDRLDGVTPWAREGFGRYVGDAAGLVDLLTELAGQFDGVRMHPAVLAEDLEELGRAVLPELRRLGVHTPPVVGSTLRESIGLPASVNRYASKASA